The Pseudomonas berkeleyensis genome includes a region encoding these proteins:
- a CDS encoding sarcosine oxidase subunit beta family protein, translating to MQRYSGFGLFKHSFSHHENWQRMWRNPTPKPVYDVVIVGGGGHGLATAYYLAKEFGVKNVAVVEKGWLGGGNTARNTTIVRSNYLWDESAQLYEHAMKLWEGLSQDINYNVMFSQRGVYNLCHTLQDMRDAERRVSANRLNGVDGELLDAKQVEAEIPYLDCSKNTRYPIMGSTVQRRGGVARHDAVAWGYARAADALGVDLIQNTEVIGFRKQNGAVIGVETNKGFIGAKRVGVVTAGNSGHMAGLAGFRLPLESHPLQALVSEPIKPIIDSVIMSNAVHGYISQSDKGDLVIGAGIDGYNGYGQRGSYPTIEHTLQAIVEMFPVLSRVRMNRQWGGIVDTCPDACPIISKTPVDNLFFNCGWGTGGFKATPGSGHVFAASLAKGEMHPLAKPFSIDRFHTGALIDEHGAAAVAH from the coding sequence ATGCAACGTTATTCCGGCTTCGGCCTGTTCAAGCACTCGTTCAGCCACCATGAGAACTGGCAGCGCATGTGGCGTAACCCGACGCCCAAGCCGGTGTACGACGTGGTCATCGTCGGCGGTGGCGGCCACGGCCTGGCCACCGCCTATTACCTAGCCAAGGAATTCGGCGTGAAGAACGTCGCGGTGGTGGAAAAGGGCTGGCTCGGCGGCGGTAACACCGCGCGCAACACCACCATCGTGCGTTCCAACTACCTGTGGGACGAGTCCGCGCAGCTCTACGAGCACGCCATGAAGCTGTGGGAAGGGTTGTCGCAGGACATCAACTACAACGTCATGTTCTCCCAGCGTGGCGTCTACAACCTCTGCCACACCCTGCAGGACATGCGTGATGCCGAGCGTCGCGTCAGCGCCAACCGCCTCAACGGCGTGGACGGCGAGCTGCTCGATGCCAAGCAGGTCGAGGCGGAGATTCCCTACCTCGACTGCAGCAAGAACACCCGCTACCCGATCATGGGCTCCACCGTGCAGCGTCGCGGTGGCGTTGCCCGTCACGACGCCGTGGCCTGGGGCTACGCACGTGCCGCCGATGCTTTGGGCGTCGACCTGATCCAGAACACCGAGGTGATCGGTTTCCGCAAGCAGAACGGCGCGGTGATCGGTGTGGAAACCAACAAGGGCTTCATCGGCGCCAAGCGCGTCGGCGTGGTCACCGCCGGTAATTCCGGGCACATGGCGGGGCTTGCCGGCTTCCGTCTGCCGCTGGAATCCCACCCGCTGCAGGCGCTGGTGTCCGAACCGATCAAGCCGATCATCGACAGCGTGATCATGTCCAACGCCGTGCATGGCTACATCAGCCAGTCGGACAAGGGCGACCTGGTCATCGGTGCCGGTATCGACGGCTACAACGGCTATGGCCAGCGCGGTTCCTACCCGACCATCGAGCACACCCTGCAGGCCATCGTCGAGATGTTCCCGGTGCTCTCGCGGGTACGCATGAACCGCCAGTGGGGCGGCATCGTCGACACCTGCCCGGACGCCTGCCCGATCATCTCCAAGACCCCGGTGGACAACCTGTTCTTCAACTGCGGCTGGGGCACCGGTGGTTTCAAGGCCACGCCGGGTTCGGGTCATGTGTTCGCCGCCAGCCTGGCCAAGGGCGAGATGCACCCGCTGGCCAAGCCGTTCTCCATCGACCGTTTCCACACTGGCGCACTGATCGACGAGCACGGCGCCGCTGCCGTGGCTCACTAA
- the gbcA gene encoding glycine-betaine demethylase subunit GbcA, which yields MDCTQNLSLGDPLEPVRKATAQMLHERDHTFSLPQPFYNDERLFQVDMQEIFHKEWLIAGMTCEIPAKGNFLTLQIGDNPILVIRGAEGQIHAFHNVCRHRGSRLCVSDKGKVAKLVCPYHQWTYELDGRLLFAGTEMGADFDLKDYSLKPVQCKTAGGFIFISLAENPPAIDEFLATLAHYMEPYDMENTKVAVQSTMHEKANWKLVIENNRECYHCNGSHPELLNTLLEWDDVTDPRASQAFKDQVAECTTRWDRDKIPYAHASFGLRNRIVRMPLLKGTVSMTMDGKQGSKKLMGRITDPDLGSMRILHLPHSWNHCMGDHLINFTVWPISAQETIVITKWLVHKDAVEGVDYDVARLRQVWDATNDQDRRLGEENQRGINSTAYQPGPYSKTYEFGVINFLDWYSERMLNNLDDTPAQALRQVAGE from the coding sequence ATGGACTGCACCCAAAACCTGAGCCTGGGCGACCCGCTGGAGCCCGTCCGCAAGGCCACTGCGCAGATGCTGCATGAACGCGACCATACGTTCTCGCTGCCGCAGCCCTTCTACAACGACGAGCGCCTGTTCCAGGTCGACATGCAAGAGATCTTCCATAAGGAATGGCTGATCGCCGGCATGACCTGCGAGATCCCGGCCAAGGGCAACTTCCTCACCCTGCAGATCGGCGACAACCCGATCCTGGTCATCCGTGGCGCCGAAGGCCAGATTCACGCCTTCCACAACGTCTGCCGCCACCGCGGCTCGCGCCTGTGCGTCTCCGACAAGGGCAAAGTGGCCAAGTTGGTCTGCCCCTACCACCAGTGGACCTATGAGCTGGACGGCCGCCTGCTGTTCGCCGGCACCGAAATGGGCGCCGACTTCGACCTCAAGGACTACAGCCTGAAACCCGTGCAGTGCAAGACCGCTGGCGGCTTCATCTTCATCAGCCTGGCGGAAAACCCGCCGGCCATCGACGAGTTCCTCGCGACCCTGGCTCACTACATGGAGCCGTACGACATGGAGAACACCAAGGTCGCGGTGCAGAGCACCATGCACGAGAAGGCCAACTGGAAACTGGTGATCGAGAACAACCGCGAGTGCTACCACTGCAACGGCTCGCACCCGGAGCTGCTCAACACCCTGCTGGAATGGGACGACGTCACCGACCCGCGTGCCAGCCAGGCGTTCAAGGATCAGGTCGCCGAGTGCACCACCCGCTGGGATAGGGACAAGATCCCCTACGCCCACGCCAGCTTCGGCCTGCGTAACCGCATCGTGCGCATGCCGCTGCTCAAAGGCACCGTATCCATGACCATGGACGGTAAGCAGGGCAGCAAGAAGTTGATGGGCCGCATCACCGACCCGGATCTAGGCTCGATGCGCATCCTGCACCTGCCGCACTCGTGGAACCACTGCATGGGCGATCACCTGATCAACTTCACCGTGTGGCCGATCAGCGCCCAGGAGACGATCGTCATCACCAAGTGGCTGGTACACAAGGATGCGGTGGAGGGCGTTGACTATGATGTGGCGCGCCTGCGCCAGGTGTGGGATGCCACCAACGATCAGGATCGCCGTCTGGGCGAGGAAAACCAGCGTGGTATCAACTCTACCGCCTACCAGCCTGGCCCGTACTCCAAGACCTACGAGTTCGGCGTGATCAACTTCCTCGACTGGTACAGCGAGCGCATGCTCAACAACCTCGACGACACCCCGGCACAAGCGCTGCGCCAGGTAGCGGGCGAGTAA
- a CDS encoding sarcosine oxidase subunit delta, giving the protein MLHIFCPYCGELRSEEEFHAKGQAHIARPLDPDACSDAEWGEYMFFRDNPRGIHHELWVHAAGCRKYFNVTRHTVTYEILETYKVGEKPSVTAAAATDKQAVVEGVTA; this is encoded by the coding sequence ATGCTGCACATCTTCTGCCCCTACTGTGGCGAATTGCGCTCCGAAGAGGAATTCCACGCCAAGGGCCAGGCGCACATCGCCCGCCCGCTCGACCCCGATGCCTGCAGTGATGCCGAGTGGGGCGAGTACATGTTCTTCCGCGACAACCCGCGCGGCATCCATCATGAGCTGTGGGTGCACGCGGCCGGTTGCCGCAAGTATTTCAACGTCACCCGCCACACCGTGACCTACGAGATCCTCGAGACCTACAAGGTCGGCGAGAAGCCCTCGGTCACTGCCGCCGCGGCCACCGACAAGCAAGCCGTGGTAGAAGGAGTAACGGCATGA
- the gbcB gene encoding glycine-betaine demethylase subunit GbcB: MTTNAFLNPVTTQTWTNGRHLVRCVKVIQETWDVRTFCFMADQPVLFFFKPGQFVTLELEIDGQPIMRSYTISSSPSVPYSFSITIKRVPGGKVSNWLHDNLKEGDEVPVHGPVGLFNAIDFPSDKVLFLSGGVGITPVMSMARWFYDTNANVDMVFVHSARSPKDIIYQRELEHMAARINNFSLHVICEKHGLGEAWAGYRGYLNKPMLELIAPDYLDREIFCCGPTPYMSAVKRLLEAAGYDMARYHEEAFGPTPPEIRAEVKELAAEAADAPEVPIGELNQVEFTSTGKSIRVVPGETVHAAAAKLGLHIPKACGMGICGTCKVMKTAGEVEMEHNGGITDEDVAEGYILSCCSVPKGDVAIDY, translated from the coding sequence ATGACCACCAACGCCTTCCTCAACCCGGTTACCACTCAGACCTGGACCAACGGCCGCCACCTGGTGCGTTGCGTCAAGGTGATCCAGGAAACCTGGGATGTGCGCACCTTCTGCTTCATGGCCGATCAGCCAGTGCTGTTCTTCTTCAAGCCGGGGCAGTTCGTCACCCTGGAACTGGAGATCGACGGCCAGCCGATCATGCGTTCCTACACAATTTCCAGTTCGCCTTCGGTGCCCTACAGCTTTTCCATCACCATCAAGCGGGTGCCGGGTGGCAAGGTATCGAACTGGCTGCACGACAACCTCAAGGAAGGCGACGAGGTGCCGGTGCACGGTCCGGTCGGGCTGTTCAACGCCATCGACTTCCCGTCCGACAAAGTGCTGTTCCTCTCCGGTGGGGTCGGCATCACGCCAGTGATGTCGATGGCGCGCTGGTTCTACGACACCAACGCCAATGTCGACATGGTCTTCGTGCACAGCGCCCGTTCGCCGAAGGACATCATCTACCAGCGCGAGCTGGAACACATGGCGGCGCGTATCAATAACTTCAGCTTGCACGTGATCTGTGAGAAGCATGGTCTGGGCGAAGCCTGGGCGGGCTATCGCGGCTATCTGAACAAGCCGATGCTGGAGTTGATCGCGCCGGACTACTTGGATCGGGAAATCTTCTGCTGCGGTCCGACGCCCTACATGAGCGCGGTCAAGCGCCTGCTCGAAGCCGCCGGCTACGACATGGCGCGTTATCACGAAGAGGCGTTCGGCCCGACGCCGCCGGAGATTCGTGCCGAGGTCAAGGAGCTGGCCGCCGAGGCTGCTGACGCACCGGAAGTCCCGATTGGTGAACTCAATCAGGTGGAATTCACCAGCACCGGCAAGAGCATCCGCGTGGTGCCCGGCGAGACCGTGCACGCAGCCGCCGCCAAACTTGGCCTGCATATTCCCAAGGCCTGTGGCATGGGCATTTGCGGCACCTGCAAGGTGATGAAAACCGCTGGCGAGGTGGAGATGGAGCACAACGGCGGCATCACCGACGAGGATGTGGCCGAGGGCTACATCCTGTCGTGCTGCAGCGTGCCAAAAGGGGATGTAGCGATCGATTATTGA
- the glyA gene encoding serine hydroxymethyltransferase encodes MFSKQDQIQGYDDELLAAINQEERRQEEHIELIASENYCSQRVMEAQGSGLTNKYAEGYPGKRYYGGCEYVDKVEQLAIDRAKALFGADYANVQPHSGSSANSAVYLALLNAGDTILGMSLAHGGHLTHGAKVSSSGKLYNAVQYGLDTATGLIDYDEVERLAVEHKPKIIVAGFSAYSKTLDFPRFRAIADKVGALLFVDMAHVAGLVAAGLYPNPIPFADVVTTTTHKTLRGPRGGLILAKANEEIEKKLNSAVFPGAQGGPLMHVIAAKAVCFKEAMEPEFKAYQQQVIDNAQAMAKVFIERGYEVVSGGTDNHLFLLSLIKQGLTGKEADAALGRAGITVNKNAVPNDPQSPFVTSGIRIGTPAVTTRGFKVAQCQALAGWICDILDHLGDADVEAQVAKLVAGLCADYPVYR; translated from the coding sequence ATGTTCAGCAAGCAGGATCAGATTCAGGGTTACGACGACGAGTTGCTCGCGGCGATCAATCAGGAAGAGCGCCGTCAGGAAGAGCATATCGAGCTGATCGCCTCGGAGAACTACTGCAGCCAGCGCGTGATGGAAGCGCAAGGCAGCGGCCTGACCAACAAGTACGCCGAAGGCTATCCGGGCAAGCGTTATTACGGTGGTTGCGAATATGTCGACAAGGTCGAGCAGTTGGCCATCGACCGCGCCAAGGCCCTGTTCGGCGCCGACTACGCCAACGTCCAGCCGCACTCCGGTTCCTCGGCCAACAGTGCCGTTTACCTGGCGCTGCTCAACGCCGGTGACACCATCCTCGGCATGAGCCTGGCCCACGGCGGTCACCTGACCCACGGTGCCAAGGTGTCGTCCTCGGGCAAGCTGTACAACGCCGTGCAGTACGGCCTGGACACCGCCACCGGCCTGATCGATTACGACGAGGTCGAGCGTCTGGCCGTGGAGCACAAGCCGAAGATCATCGTCGCCGGCTTCTCCGCCTACTCCAAGACCCTCGACTTCCCGCGTTTCCGCGCCATCGCCGACAAGGTCGGAGCGCTGCTGTTCGTCGACATGGCGCACGTCGCTGGCCTGGTCGCCGCCGGTCTGTACCCGAACCCGATTCCCTTCGCCGATGTGGTCACCACCACCACGCACAAAACCCTGCGCGGCCCGCGTGGCGGCCTGATCCTGGCCAAGGCCAACGAAGAGATCGAGAAGAAGCTCAACTCCGCGGTGTTCCCGGGTGCCCAGGGCGGCCCGCTGATGCACGTCATCGCCGCCAAGGCGGTGTGCTTCAAGGAAGCCATGGAGCCTGAGTTCAAGGCCTACCAGCAGCAGGTCATCGACAACGCCCAGGCCATGGCCAAGGTGTTCATCGAGCGCGGCTACGAGGTGGTCTCTGGCGGTACCGACAACCACCTGTTCCTGCTCAGCCTGATCAAGCAGGGCCTGACCGGCAAGGAGGCCGACGCTGCCCTGGGGCGTGCCGGCATCACCGTGAACAAGAACGCCGTGCCGAACGACCCGCAGTCGCCGTTCGTGACCTCGGGCATCCGTATCGGCACGCCGGCCGTCACCACCCGTGGCTTCAAGGTTGCCCAATGCCAGGCGCTGGCAGGCTGGATCTGCGACATCCTCGATCACCTCGGCGATGCCGATGTCGAGGCGCAGGTGGCCAAGCTGGTGGCCGGGCTGTGCGCGGACTACCCGGTGTATCGCTAA
- a CDS encoding methyl-accepting chemotaxis protein — MLSPRSLSLQTKILLAFTLVNLISIATFISYAQYVKSQDIRAQMDNRLRAAAHAVPRLLGNDYLERARTTDGLRDGEYMAQVRNLGQYVQEVDLKFAYTMMVDASGKVFYLSDAASEQELAGGIYGEHLEQYTDASPAVIQAARSGQAQFDEYTDSYGTFRSIFLPMRTASGQPYVVGVDVTLTSLEQAITDSLHSLLLIGAVTLAVGLLLSWLATRMLVQAIRQLTGQLNQIAQNRDLSRPLAVTNNDELGQMGTRLSGLLQDLRQTLSGALGMADSNQQLAETFLHRADDITQQIQQAAQQLADVDQHGHSIQQAAGESSSHAGAVRQNLERTSTELSRAHQELQKLIADVHGSTHSSIELAGDLDRLSQEAQQIGQVLQMIAGISEQTNLLALNAAIEAARAGEAGRGFAVVADEVRKLASQTQSVLADAHKVIDQVTGAIRQIAQRMGSTAERSRVLAGNADEALDALDTLVRQMAEVNLNVEQALTSSAHIQHAVADMSGRLGEMRSAFEHTRQDVDAINDSAAELGNTARNLKSGLGVFRT; from the coding sequence ATGCTGTCGCCGCGCTCCCTGAGCTTGCAGACGAAGATTCTGCTGGCTTTCACTCTGGTCAACCTGATTAGCATCGCCACCTTCATCAGCTACGCCCAGTATGTGAAATCCCAGGACATTCGCGCGCAGATGGACAACCGCCTGCGCGCAGCGGCCCATGCGGTACCGCGCCTACTTGGCAATGACTATCTGGAACGCGCGCGTACGACCGACGGCCTGCGGGACGGCGAGTACATGGCACAGGTGCGCAACCTGGGCCAGTACGTTCAGGAAGTCGACCTGAAGTTCGCCTACACCATGATGGTCGACGCCTCCGGCAAGGTGTTCTACCTGTCCGATGCCGCCAGCGAGCAGGAGCTCGCCGGCGGCATCTACGGCGAGCACCTGGAGCAATACACCGATGCCAGCCCCGCGGTGATACAGGCTGCACGCAGTGGCCAGGCACAGTTCGATGAATACACCGACAGCTACGGCACCTTCCGCTCGATCTTCCTACCGATGCGCACCGCCAGCGGACAGCCCTATGTAGTGGGCGTGGACGTCACGCTCACCAGCCTCGAGCAAGCCATCACCGACAGCCTGCACAGCCTGCTGCTGATCGGTGCCGTGACATTGGCTGTCGGCCTGCTGCTGTCCTGGCTGGCCACACGAATGCTGGTTCAGGCGATCCGCCAGCTCACTGGTCAGCTCAACCAGATCGCGCAGAACCGCGACCTGTCACGCCCCCTGGCAGTGACCAACAATGACGAACTCGGCCAGATGGGCACTCGTCTGTCCGGCCTGCTGCAGGATCTGCGACAAACCCTGTCCGGGGCGTTGGGCATGGCAGACAGCAACCAGCAACTGGCCGAGACATTCCTGCACCGAGCCGACGACATCACCCAACAGATCCAGCAGGCAGCCCAGCAACTGGCCGATGTCGACCAACACGGTCACTCGATCCAGCAGGCTGCTGGCGAATCCTCCAGCCATGCTGGCGCGGTGCGACAGAATCTGGAGCGCACCAGTACCGAACTGAGCCGCGCCCACCAGGAGCTGCAGAAGCTGATTGCCGACGTGCACGGCAGCACCCACTCCAGCATCGAGCTGGCCGGCGACCTCGACCGCCTCAGCCAGGAAGCGCAGCAGATCGGCCAGGTGCTGCAGATGATTGCCGGCATTTCCGAGCAGACCAACCTGCTGGCCCTCAACGCAGCCATCGAAGCCGCACGTGCGGGTGAGGCCGGCAGAGGCTTCGCCGTGGTCGCCGATGAAGTGCGCAAGCTGGCCAGCCAGACCCAGAGCGTACTGGCCGACGCGCACAAGGTGATCGATCAGGTCACCGGCGCCATCCGCCAGATCGCCCAACGCATGGGCAGCACCGCCGAGCGCTCGCGTGTCCTGGCAGGCAACGCCGACGAAGCCTTGGACGCCCTCGACACCCTGGTGCGGCAGATGGCCGAAGTGAACCTCAACGTCGAACAGGCGCTGACCAGCAGCGCGCACATCCAGCACGCCGTGGCCGACATGTCCGGGCGCCTGGGCGAGATGCGCAGTGCCTTCGAACACACCCGCCAGGACGTCGACGCGATCAACGACTCCGCCGCCGAACTGGGCAACACCGCACGCAACCTGAAAAGCGGGTTGGGTGTATTCAGAACCTGA
- a CDS encoding sarcosine oxidase subunit alpha, translating into MSQVNRLAKGGRIDRSQPLSFTFNGQTYQGFAGDSLAAALLANGVDIVGRSFKYSRPRGIVAAGAEEPNAVLQIGSTEAAQIPNVRATQQALYSGLVASSTNGWPSVNTDLMGILGKVGGGMMPPGFYYKTFMYPQNLWMTYEKYIRKAAGLGRSPTEVDPDIYDQLNQHCDVLIVGAGPAGLAAALAAGRSGARVILADEQEEFGGSLLDTRETLDGKPAADWVAQAIAELKTLPEVTLLPRATVNGYHDHNFLTIHQRLTDHLGEVAPMGQARQRMHRVRAKRVVLASGAHERPLVYANNDVPGNMLAGAVSTYVRRYGVAPGQELVLSTNNDYAYRVVLDWLDAGRKVVAVADARSNPRGAWVEEARARGVRILTGSAVIEARGSKRVTGARICAIDVKAHKVTSPGEVVDCDLIVSSGGYSPVVHLASHLGGRPEWREDILGFVPGPGNGIQQRVDAGAVNGVFTLGDVLANGFEAGAKAAADTGYKAVSGSLPKVEARQEEATLALFQVPHDKPTARAPKQFVDLQNDVTAAGIELATREGFESVEHVKRYTALGFGTDQGKLGNINGLAIAARSMGISIVQMGTTMFRPNYTPVTFGAVAGRHCGALFDAKRYTAMQAWHVKNGAEFEDVGQWKRPWYFPKKGEDLHAAVARECLAVRNSVGILDASTLGKIDIQGPDAREFLNRVYTNAWTKLDVGKARYGLMCKEDGMVFDDGVTACLADNHFVMTTTTGGAARVMEWLEIYHQTEWPELKVYFTSVTDHWATMTLSGPNSRKLLAKVTDIDLDKDAFPFMSWKEGLVGGVPARVFRISFTGELSYEVNVQADYALGVWEQIIEAGKEFDLTPYGTETMHVLRAEKGFIIVGQDTDASVTPDDLNMGWCVGRTKPFSWIGKRGMNRDDCLREDRKQLVGLKPIDPNKVLPEGAQLVFDPKQTIPMQMVGHVTSSYMSAAMGYSFAMAVVKGGLKRMGERVFAPLADGSLIEAEICSSVFYDPKGDRQNV; encoded by the coding sequence ATGAGCCAGGTCAATCGTCTTGCCAAGGGCGGTCGCATCGACCGCAGCCAGCCGCTGAGTTTCACCTTCAACGGCCAGACCTATCAGGGCTTCGCCGGCGACAGCCTGGCCGCCGCTCTGCTGGCCAATGGTGTGGATATCGTCGGTCGCAGCTTCAAGTATTCGCGGCCGCGCGGCATCGTCGCCGCAGGTGCGGAAGAGCCCAACGCCGTGCTGCAGATCGGTTCCACCGAAGCCGCGCAGATCCCCAACGTGCGTGCCACCCAGCAGGCGCTGTACAGCGGCCTGGTGGCCAGCAGCACCAACGGCTGGCCGAGCGTCAACACCGACCTGATGGGCATTCTTGGCAAGGTCGGCGGCGGCATGATGCCGCCCGGTTTCTACTACAAGACCTTCATGTATCCGCAGAACCTGTGGATGACCTACGAGAAGTACATCCGCAAGGCCGCAGGCCTGGGTCGTTCGCCCACCGAGGTCGACCCGGACATCTACGACCAGCTCAACCAGCACTGCGACGTATTGATCGTCGGTGCCGGCCCTGCCGGTCTCGCCGCTGCGCTGGCTGCCGGTCGTAGCGGTGCGCGGGTGATCCTCGCCGATGAACAGGAAGAGTTCGGCGGCAGCCTGCTCGATACCCGCGAAACCCTCGATGGCAAGCCCGCCGCCGACTGGGTGGCGCAGGCCATCGCCGAGTTGAAGACGCTGCCGGAAGTGACCCTGCTGCCGCGCGCCACGGTCAACGGTTACCACGACCACAACTTCCTCACCATCCACCAGCGTCTGACCGATCACCTCGGTGAAGTCGCACCGATGGGCCAGGCCCGCCAGCGTATGCACCGCGTCCGCGCCAAGCGCGTGGTATTGGCCAGCGGTGCCCATGAGCGGCCGCTGGTGTACGCCAACAACGATGTGCCCGGCAACATGCTGGCTGGCGCCGTGTCGACCTACGTACGCCGTTATGGTGTGGCGCCAGGGCAGGAACTGGTGCTGTCGACCAACAACGATTATGCCTACCGCGTAGTACTCGACTGGCTCGATGCCGGCCGCAAGGTCGTGGCTGTCGCCGATGCGCGCAGCAATCCGCGTGGCGCCTGGGTCGAGGAAGCACGTGCACGTGGCGTGCGCATTCTCACCGGCAGTGCGGTGATCGAGGCGCGCGGCAGCAAGCGCGTGACTGGCGCGCGTATCTGCGCCATCGACGTCAAGGCTCACAAGGTCACCAGCCCCGGTGAAGTGGTCGACTGCGACCTGATCGTCAGCTCCGGTGGTTACAGCCCGGTGGTGCACCTGGCTTCGCACCTGGGCGGTCGCCCAGAGTGGCGCGAGGACATCCTTGGCTTCGTGCCGGGCCCTGGCAACGGCATTCAGCAACGTGTCGATGCCGGCGCGGTGAACGGTGTGTTCACCCTCGGTGACGTGCTCGCCAATGGTTTCGAGGCAGGCGCCAAGGCGGCTGCCGATACCGGTTACAAGGCCGTCAGTGGCAGCCTGCCGAAGGTCGAAGCGCGTCAGGAGGAGGCGACTCTGGCGCTGTTCCAAGTGCCGCACGACAAGCCCACGGCACGTGCACCCAAGCAGTTCGTCGACCTGCAGAACGACGTCACCGCCGCCGGTATCGAGCTGGCGACGCGTGAAGGCTTCGAGTCGGTCGAGCACGTCAAACGCTACACCGCACTGGGCTTCGGCACCGACCAGGGCAAGCTGGGCAATATCAACGGCCTGGCCATCGCCGCGCGCTCGATGGGCATCAGCATCGTGCAGATGGGCACCACCATGTTCCGTCCGAACTACACGCCGGTGACTTTCGGCGCCGTGGCTGGGCGGCACTGTGGCGCACTTTTCGATGCCAAGCGCTACACCGCGATGCAGGCCTGGCATGTGAAGAACGGCGCCGAGTTCGAGGACGTTGGCCAGTGGAAGCGCCCCTGGTACTTCCCGAAAAAGGGTGAGGATCTGCATGCCGCCGTGGCGCGTGAGTGCCTGGCCGTGCGCAACAGCGTGGGTATCCTCGATGCTTCCACCCTGGGCAAGATCGACATTCAGGGCCCGGATGCGCGTGAGTTCCTCAACCGCGTCTACACCAACGCTTGGACCAAGCTGGACGTAGGCAAGGCGCGCTACGGCCTGATGTGCAAGGAAGACGGCATGGTCTTCGACGACGGCGTCACCGCCTGCCTGGCCGACAACCATTTCGTCATGACCACCACCACCGGCGGCGCTGCCCGCGTGATGGAGTGGCTGGAGATCTACCACCAGACCGAATGGCCGGAGTTGAAGGTGTACTTCACCTCGGTCACCGACCACTGGGCGACCATGACCCTGTCCGGCCCCAACAGCCGCAAGCTGCTGGCCAAGGTCACCGATATCGACCTGGACAAGGACGCCTTCCCCTTCATGAGCTGGAAGGAAGGTCTGGTCGGTGGCGTACCGGCGCGGGTGTTCCGCATCTCCTTCACTGGTGAGCTGAGCTACGAGGTCAACGTGCAGGCCGACTACGCTCTGGGCGTGTGGGAGCAGATCATCGAAGCCGGCAAGGAGTTCGACCTGACGCCCTACGGCACCGAGACCATGCACGTACTGCGTGCCGAGAAAGGCTTCATCATCGTTGGCCAGGACACCGATGCCTCGGTGACCCCGGACGACCTCAACATGGGCTGGTGCGTTGGTCGCACTAAACCTTTCTCCTGGATCGGCAAGCGCGGCATGAACCGCGACGACTGCCTGCGCGAAGACCGCAAGCAGCTGGTGGGGCTCAAGCCAATCGACCCGAACAAGGTGCTGCCGGAAGGTGCGCAACTGGTGTTCGACCCGAAACAAACCATCCCGATGCAGATGGTCGGTCACGTCACCTCCAGCTACATGAGCGCGGCGATGGGTTACAGCTTCGCCATGGCGGTGGTCAAGGGTGGCCTCAAGCGCATGGGCGAGCGTGTATTCGCGCC
- a CDS encoding threonine aldolase family protein: MPDNAQQFASDNYSGICPEAWAAMAEANQGHQRAYGDDEWTARAADHFRRLFETDCEVFFAFNGTAANSLALASLCQSYHSVICSETAHVETDECGAPEFFSNGSKLLLAKTENGKLTPQAIREIALKRQDIHYPKPRVVTLTQATEVGTVYRPEEVRAISQVCEELGLHLHMDGARFSNACAFLGCSPADLTWKAGVDVLCFGGTKNGMAVGEAIVFFNKDLAEDFDYRCKQAGQLASKMRYLSAPWVGILQNDVWLNYANHANHCAQLLANLVADVPGVSLMFPVEANGVFLQLSEPAIAALTARGWRFYTFIGAGGARFMCSWDTDEARVRQLAADIREVMSA; this comes from the coding sequence ATGCCCGACAATGCCCAGCAATTTGCCAGCGACAACTACTCCGGCATCTGTCCCGAAGCCTGGGCCGCCATGGCCGAGGCCAACCAGGGCCACCAGCGCGCCTATGGCGATGACGAGTGGACGGCGCGCGCCGCCGATCACTTCCGTCGCCTGTTCGAGACCGATTGCGAGGTGTTCTTCGCCTTCAACGGCACCGCCGCCAACTCCCTGGCCCTGGCCTCGCTGTGCCAGAGCTACCACAGCGTGATCTGCTCGGAGACCGCCCACGTCGAGACCGACGAGTGCGGTGCACCGGAATTCTTCTCCAACGGTTCCAAATTGCTGCTGGCCAAGACCGAGAACGGCAAGCTGACCCCGCAGGCGATCCGCGAAATCGCCCTCAAGCGCCAGGACATCCACTACCCGAAACCACGCGTAGTCACCCTCACCCAGGCCACCGAGGTCGGTACCGTGTACCGTCCGGAAGAAGTTCGCGCCATCAGCCAGGTCTGCGAAGAGCTGGGCCTGCACCTGCATATGGACGGTGCGCGCTTCTCCAATGCCTGCGCCTTCCTCGGCTGTAGCCCGGCCGATCTGACCTGGAAGGCCGGCGTCGACGTGCTGTGCTTCGGCGGCACCAAGAACGGCATGGCCGTCGGTGAGGCCATCGTATTCTTCAACAAGGATCTGGCCGAAGACTTCGACTATCGCTGCAAGCAGGCCGGCCAGCTGGCGTCGAAAATGCGTTACCTGTCCGCGCCCTGGGTTGGCATCCTGCAGAACGATGTCTGGCTCAACTACGCCAACCATGCCAACCACTGCGCGCAGTTGCTGGCCAACCTGGTGGCGGACGTGCCGGGCGTCAGCCTGATGTTCCCGGTAGAAGCCAACGGCGTGTTCCTGCAACTGTCGGAGCCGGCCATCGCCGCCCTGACCGCCCGCGGCTGGCGCTTCTACACCTTCATCGGTGCCGGTGGCGCGCGCTTCATGTGTAGCTGGGATACCGACGAAGCGCGTGTGCGTCAGTTGGCAGCCGATATCCGCGAGGTGATGAGCGCCTGA